One stretch of Sardina pilchardus chromosome 17, fSarPil1.1, whole genome shotgun sequence DNA includes these proteins:
- the arl6ip6 gene encoding ADP-ribosylation factor-like protein 6-interacting protein 6 → MPRVDNAGAADGGVRLANEPLARRLMFAHGLDKDVSSHELDGTDFQRASLHETSQQGMSMPIKSSPQQKYKSDRKQWPARVLSILLCVIVVSAIALFFAFVYVILKELKAEKIITEDGTEVRLLGFWSLLMLSSLAGISCCSFSWTLTYFDSYDPSTFPPPSSSRLRRMTGHSFHMGYSVAILNGIVAAFTVMWCLS, encoded by the exons ATGCCCCGTGTTGATAACGCTGGAGCGGCCGACGGTGGTGTCAGGTTGGCGAACGAGCCTTTAGCTCGGAGGCTAATGTTTGCGCACGGGTTAGACAAGGATGTAAGCAGCCATGAACTTGATGGAACAGACTTTCAGAGAGCTTCTCTCCACGAAACATCTCAGCAAGGAATGTCTATGCCAATTAAGTCATCTCCACAGCAAAAATACAAGAGCGACAGAAAGCAATGGCCCGCCCGTGTACTATCAATACTCCTCTGCGTCATCGTTGTGTCTGCTATCGCGTTGTTTTTTGCCTTTGTTTATGTCATTTTAAAAG AGCTTAAAGCGGAAAAAATAATAACAGAAGACGGAACAGAAGTCAGACTACTAG GGTTTTGGAGTTTGTTGATGCTTTCCTCATTGGCTGGGATCTCCTGTTGCAGCTTCTCCTGGACGCTTACCTACTTTGATTCATATGACCCTAGCACTTTTCCTCCACCCTCTTCCTCAAGATTGAG GCGAATGACTGGGCACTCCTTCCATATGGGATACAGTGTGGCTATTCTCAACGGCATTGTTGCAGCATTCACAGTCATGTGGTGTCTCTCCTGA